Proteins encoded by one window of Agelaius phoeniceus isolate bAgePho1 chromosome 5, bAgePho1.hap1, whole genome shotgun sequence:
- the KMT2E gene encoding inactive histone-lysine N-methyltransferase 2E isoform X1 — MSIVIPLGVDTADTSYLEMAAGSEPESVEASPVVVEKSNSYPHQLYTSGSHSHSYIGLPYADHNYGARPPPTPPASPPPSVLISKNEVGIFTTPNFDETSSATTISTSEDGSYGTDITRCICGFTHDDGYMICCDKCSVWQHIDCMGIDRQHIPDIYLCERCQPRSLDKERAVLLQRRKRENMSDGDTSATESGDEVPVELYTAYQHTPTTITLTATRVTKVNDKKRKKSGEKEQNIAKCKKAFREGSRKSSRVKGSAPEIDPTDSSNFGWETKIKAWMDRYEEANNNQYSEGVQREAQKIALRLGNGNDKKEVSTSNLIFKPPVESYVQKNKKILKAAKDLPPDALIIEYRGKFMLREQFEANGYFFKRPYPFVLFYSKFHGLEMCVDARTFGNEARFIRRSCTPNAEVRHVIEDGTIHLYIYSIHNIPKGAEITIAFDFDYGNCKYKVDCACLKENPECPVLRRSEPTENINTGYETRRKKGKKEKDVSREKETQNQNITLDCEGAATKMKIADNKQRKLSPLRLSISNNQEPDFIDDIEEKTPISNEVEMESEEQIAERKRKMTREERKMEAILQAFARLEKREKRREQALERISTAKTEVKSECKEAQILNDAEFIQEPAKEETATKPTPAKVNRTKQRKSFSRSRTHIGQQRRRHRTVSMCSDIQPSSPDVEVTSQQNETENVALVAEPETETVVTEMVTETEAPALSKCPTKYPKTKKHLVSEWLSEKSDKAGKPTDTLPERPLRITTDPEVLATQLNSLPGLTYSPHVYSTPKHYIRFTSPFLSEKRRKKEPVENITGSCKKRWLKQALEEENSTTIDRFNSPSQERSRSPAINGEHKSPLLLNDSCSLTDLTTPLKKRRLYQLLESAFSETSTPTPSPYATPTHADITASEPSLFATPPRVKTEDEACRNGYKPIYSPVTPVTPCIHGNTMHFENISSPDSSPEIKRRAYSQEGYDRASILALNSFRNSNLTEMGLQEIKTIGYSSPRNRTDVTRQCTGEMESVSDLQLGLEVIEQSALHKNLEAPTHDRTDSNSQLETAHCGRGTIYSSWVKSPDRTGVNFSMNSNLRDLTPSHQLEVGGGFRINESKCLIQEDARGMFMEASVFCTSEDGIAPGFGRTVNNDNLMDGNCTPQNPPQKKKVSLLEYRKRQREARKSGSKTDSFPLVTVSPHAAGAGNTSSNNGASDGYNNSGENGEQTENTASLPLPLPTTVYNAAPEDTGNNCAVKESSSSEKSEPEVQWTASTSVEQVRERSYQRALLLSDHRKDKDSGGESPCRPCSPSHVQSPSHSNLISQLQLKAPSFTEITEEPDSENPEPTSECPSPDTSQRTCKSPSKASKPSSPSPVVSAQPLGKTPTKPDSHWETAATAPETESVNHPKPELQQKQLTNNVQALSKTHPSQSHLRSSAEQLSHSQKLPSAPLKLHCPPSPHVENPPKSSTPHAPVQHGYLSPKPHSQQLGSPYRPHHPQSPQVGTPQRETHRNFYPAAPTLQPSNQAQASGPLFTQTSSGQSSASYSQFNQQNLNSNAPPPPPPPPPSSTYYQSQQPSGNFQSYSQLKGSLPQQTVFSSGPNQALPGTAGQQTVPAHHVAAGHFLSSQNPSIHHQASASAAPPPPPPPPAPGPHLVQQQSTHQQHSVAHVVGPVHAMAVAPGSHIHSQAAGHHLPPPPPPPGPLPHHQPPHPSTGHQGLQAQHQHVVNSAPPPPPPPPSSVMGSGHHPSSAQGLHHPSHQGPPHFPSNAHTSVSSYSSQAPHHTTLGPGPQHQPAGTGPHCPLPGQGPHIQPQGPNSIATPTASGFCPHPGSVSLPHGVQGQQQASPVPGQIPIHRAQVPPTFQNNYHGSGWH, encoded by the exons ATGAGCATAGTGATCCCATTGGGGGTTGACACAGCAGATACTTCTTATTTGGAAATGGCTGCAGGCTCAGA ACCAGAATCTGTAGAAGCTAGCCCTGTGGTAGTTGAAAAATCGAACAGTTATCCACACCAGTTGTATACCAGCGGCTCGCATTCACACAGTTACATTGGTTTGCCCTATGCA GACCATAACTATGGTGCTCGGCCTCCTCCAACGCCTccagcttctcctcctccatcagTGCTTATAAGCAAGAATGAAGTAGGCATATTTACCACTCCCAACTTCGATGAAACCTCCAGTGCTACTACCATCAGTACGTCAGAGGATGGAAGCTATGGAACAGATATTACCAGATGCATTTGTGGCTTTACACATGATGATGGATATATGATCTGTTGTGACAAATGCAG TGTCTGGCAGCACATTGACTGCATGGGGATTGACAGACAGCATATTCCTGACATATATCTGTGTGAACGTTGCCAACCCAG GAGTTTAGATAAAGAAAGAGCAGTGCTGTTGCAACGAAGGAAACGGGAAAATATGTCAG atgGGGACACCAGTGCAACAGAGAGTGGTGATGAGGTTCCTGTGGAACTGTATACGGCTTATCAACACACACCAACGACAATTACTTTAACTGCTACAAGAGTTACAAAAGTCAATGataagaagaggaaaaaaagtggaGAGAAAGAACAGAACATAGCAAAATGTAAAAAA GCATTTCGAGAAGGATCCAGGAAGTCTTCAAGAGTAAAG GGCTCAGCTCCAGAGATTGATCCTACTGACAGTTCCAACTTTGGATGGGAAACTAAAATCAAGGCATGGATGGATCGTTATGAAGAAGCAAATAATAACCAATACAGTGAAGGTGTCCAGAGGGAGGCACAAAAAATAGCTCTCAGATTAGGCAATGGAAATGACAAAAAAGAAGTCAGCACCAGCAATCTGATTTTCAAACCTCCTGTAGAG AGTTATGTgcaaaaaaacaagaaaattttaAAGGCTGCCAAAGACTTGCCTCCTGATGCACTTATTATTGAATACAGAGGAAAGTTCATGCTGAGAGAACAATTTGAAGCTAATGGATATTTCTTTAAAAG GCCATAcccatttgttttgttttactccAAATTCCATGGGCTAGAAATGTGTGTTGATGCAAGGACTTTTGGAAATGAAGCTCGATTTATCAGGCGTTCGTGTACACCAAATGCGGAG GTGAGGCATGTGATTGAAGATGGAACAATTCATCTTTATATTTACTCCATCCATAACATtccaaagggagcagagattACCATAGCATTTGATTTTGATTATGGAAATTG TAAATACAAAGTGGATTGTGCTTGCCTCAAAGAAAATCCTGAGTGTCCAGTTCTCAGACGTTCCGAGCCTACAGAAAACATCAATACTGGATATGAAActagaaggaaaaagggaaagaaagagaaggatgtTTCAAGAGAAAAAGAGACTCAAAATCAGAACATCACATTGGATTGTGAAGGAGCAGCCACCAAAATGAAAATTGCAGATAATAAACAGAGGAAGCTCTCTCCCCTCAGACTGTCCATTTCTAATAATCAG GAGCCAGATTTTATCGatgatatagaagaaaaaacTCCCATTAGCAATGAAGTAGAAATGGAATCAGAGGAGCAGattgcagaaaggaaaaggaagatg ACAAGAGAAGAACGGAAAATGGAAGCTATCCTGCAAGCTTTTGCCAgactagaaaaaagagaaaaaagaagagaacaggCTTTGGAAAGAATCAGCACAGCAAAAACGGAGGTTAAATCAGAGTGCAAGGAAGCACAGATTCTCAATGATGCTGAATTTATTCAG GAACCGGCAAAAGAAGAAACTGCCACCAAGCCCACCCCAGCCAAAGTTAACAGAACTAAACAGAGGAAAAGCTTCTCCCGGAGCAGAACTCACATCGGACAGCAGCGCAGGCGGCACAGGACCGTCAGCATGTGCTCAGATATCCAGCCCTCCTCTCCTGACGTGGAAGTAACCTCACAGCAGAACGAAACTGAGAATGTAGCACTGGTAGCTGAGCCTGAAACAGAAACTGTTGTTACAGAAATGGTTACTGAAACAGAAGCTCCAGCACTTAGTAAATGCCCTACAAAGTATCCAAAAACAAAGAAG CACTTGGTTAGTGAATGGTTGAGTGAAAAGAGTGATAAAGCAGGGAAGCCGACAGACACTCTACCAGAAAGGCCTCTACGCATAACCACCGACCCTGAAGTTCTGGCTACCCAGCTGAATTCCTTACCTGGCCTCACCTACAGTCCACACGTGTATTCAACCCCAAAGCACTATATCCGTTTTACTTCTCCATTCCTTTcagaaaagaggaggaaaaaagaaccTGTGGAAAACATTACTGGCTCTTGTAAGAAG CGTTGGTTGAAGCAGGCTTTGGAAGAAGAAAACTCAACAACGATTGACAGATTTAATTCACCATCACAAGAGAGATCTAGAAGTCCAGCCATCAATGGTGAACATAAAAGTCCTTTATTACTGAATGACAGCTGTTCTTTAACAG ATCTAACCACACCACTAAAAAAACGAAGACTGTATCAGCTGTTGGAGTCTGCTTTCTCAGAAACCTCCACACCTACTCCTTCTCCCTATGCCACACCAACCCATGCTGACATCACTGCCTCCGAGCCATCGTTGTTTGCTACTCCTCCCAGGGTAAAAACAGAGGATGAAGCTTGTCGAAATGGTTACAAACCCATCTATTCACCAGTTACTCCTGTAACTCCATGTATACATGGAAATACCATGCACTTTGAG AATATTTCCTCACCTGACAGTTCCCCAGAAATAAAAAGGCGAGCTTACAGTCAAGAG GGTTATGACAGAGCATCGATTCTAGCACTGAATTCTTTCAGAAATTCCAACCTGACAGAAATGGGCCTGCAAGAAATAAAGACTATTGGATATTCTAGTCCAAGGAATAGGACTGATGTCACAAGGCAGTGCACTGGAGAAATGGAATCTGTGTCAGACCTCCAGCTGGGACTCGAAGTAATTGAGCAAAGTGCACTGCATAAAAACCTGGAAGCCCCCACACATGATAGGACTGATTCAAACAGCCAATTAGAAACTGCTCATTGTGGACGGGGCACAATTTATTCTTCCTGGGTAAAAAGTCCTGACAGGACAGGTGTAAATTTCTCAATGAATTCTAATTTGAGGGACTTGACCCCTTCACATCAGTTGGAGGTAGGAGGTGGATTCAGAATAAACGAGTCAAAGTGCCTGATTCAAGAGGATGCAAGAGGCATGTTCATGGAAGCATCTGTTTTTTGTACTTCAGAAGATGGAATTGCACCTGGCTTTGGAAGGACTGTCAATAACGACAATTTGATGGATGGAAATTGCACACCCCAGAACCCTccacaaaagaaaaag GTGTCCTTGTTAGAATACCGTAAGAGGCAGCGTGAAGCTCGAAAAAGTGGCTCAAAGACAGACAGCTTCCCCCTGGTTACTGTATCTCCTCATGCTGCTGGTGCAGGAAATACAAGTAGTAATAATGGTGCTAGTGATGGCTATAACAACAGTGGTGAAAACGGGGAGCAAACTGAAAACACCGCAAGCCTGCCTTTACCACTGCCAACTACTGTTTATAATGCAGCTCCAGAAGACACTGGCAACAACTGTGCAGTTAAGGAGTCTTCCTCCAGTGAGAAGAGTGAACCAGAAGTTCAGTG GACTGCATCAACCTCTGTGGAACAAGTGAGAGAACGAAGTTATCAGAGAGCTTTACTTCTCAGTGATCATAGGAAAGACAAGGACAGTG GGGGAGAATCACCTTGTAGGCCATGCTCACCGTCTCATGTTCAGTCTCCATCTCATTCAAATCTCATTTCCCAGTTGCAGCTTAAGGCCCCTTCTTTCACTGAAATTACGGAAG AACCTGATTCTGAAAATCCAGAGCCAACTTCTGAATGTCCGTCCCCAGATACTTCACAAAGGACTTGTAAGAGTCCATCAAAAGCAAGCAAG CCCTCTTCACCGAGTCCTGTAGTTTCAGCACAGCCACTTGGGAAAACACCCACAAAACCAGATTCGCACTGGGAAACTGCAGCTACTGCACCTGAGACTGAAAGTGTGAATCATCCCaaacctgagctgcagcagaaacagCTGACAAACAACGTCCAAGCACTTTCAAAAACTCATCCATCTCAGTCACATCTGCgcagctctgctgagcaacTTTCACATTCACAGAAGTTGCCTTCCGCACCTTTGAAGCTGCATTGCCCCCCTTCGCCTCACGTAGAAAACCCCCCCAAGTCCTCCACCCCTCACGCGCCTGTGCAGCACGGTTACCTTTCACCAAAGCCTCACTCACAGCAGCTGGGATCTCCTTACAGACCTCATCACCCACAGTCACCTCAAGTTGGAACGCCCCAGAGGGAAACACACAGGAACTTCTACCCGGCGGCGCCCACCCTCCAGCCCAGTAACCAGGCGCAGGCTAGCGGCCCCCTCTTCACTCAGACATCATCAGGACAATCTTCAGCTTCCTACAGCCAGTTTAACCAACAAAATCTGAACAGCAATGCGCCgcctcccccaccccctccaCCCCCTTCTTCCACTTACTATCAAAGCCAGCAGCCCTCTGGAAACTTCCAGAGCTACAGCCAGCTGAAGGGCAGCCTACCCCAACAGACTGTGTTTTCATCTGGACCAAATCAAGCACTTCCTGGCACTGCGGGTCAGCAAACGGTGCCGGCCCACCACGTAGCTGCAGGGCATTTTTTGTCCTCTCAGAACCCCAGTATTCATCACCAGGCATCGgcatctgctgctcctcctcctcctccaccaccaCCTGCTCCAGGACCCCACCTTGTCCAGCAGCAAAGTACTCATCAGCAGCACTCTGTAGCACATGTTGTCGGTCCAGTTCATGCCATGGCAGTGGCTCCTGGATCGCACATTCATTCTCAAGCTGCTGGTCACCATTTGCCACCGCCACCTCCACCACCAGGTCCTCTCCCCCACCACCAACCTCCCCATCCTTCGACGGGACACCAAGGTTTGCAAGCACAACACCAGCACGTTGTAAACTCAGCACCGCctcccccgccgccccctccctcCAGCGTTATGGGCTCGGGGCACCACCCCTCATCAGCACAAGGGTTACACCACCCCTCTCATCAAGGACCCCCCCATTTCCCTTCCAATGCTCACACGAGCGTCTCCTCCTATTCCTCTCAAGCCCCACATCACACAACGTTAGGACCTGGACCTCAACATCAGCCTGCTGGCACAGGACCTCATTGCCCACTCCCTGGTCAGGGTCCTCACATCCAACCTCAAGGACCAAACAGTATTGCAACACCTACTGCTTCCGGCTTCTGCCCTCACCCCGGCTCCGTGAGCCTCCCCCACGGagtgcaggggcagcagcaggccTCCCCCGTGCCAGGACAGATCCCCATTCACAGAGCACAGGTGCCACCCACCTTCCAGAACAATTACCATGGGTCAGGGTGGCATTAA
- the KMT2E gene encoding inactive histone-lysine N-methyltransferase 2E isoform X2 yields MSIVIPLGVDTADTSYLEMAAGSEPESVEASPVVVEKSNSYPHQLYTSGSHSHSYIGLPYADHNYGARPPPTPPASPPPSVLISKNEVGIFTTPNFDETSSATTISTSEDGSYGTDITRCICGFTHDDGYMICCDKCSVWQHIDCMGIDRQHIPDIYLCERCQPRSLDKERAVLLQRRKRENMSDGDTSATESGDEVPVELYTAYQHTPTTITLTATRVTKVNDKKRKKSGEKEQNIAKCKKAFREGSRKSSRVKGSAPEIDPTDSSNFGWETKIKAWMDRYEEANNNQYSEGVQREAQKIALRLGNGNDKKEVSTSNLIFKPPVESYVQKNKKILKAAKDLPPDALIIEYRGKFMLREQFEANGYFFKRPYPFVLFYSKFHGLEMCVDARTFGNEARFIRRSCTPNAEVRHVIEDGTIHLYIYSIHNIPKGAEITIAFDFDYGNCKYKVDCACLKENPECPVLRRSEPTENINTGYETRRKKGKKEKDVSREKETQNQNITLDCEGAATKMKIADNKQRKLSPLRLSISNNQEPDFIDDIEEKTPISNEVEMESEEQIAERKRKMTREERKMEAILQAFARLEKREKRREQALERISTAKTEVKSECKEAQILNDAEFIQEPAKEETATKPTPAKVNRTKQRKSFSRSRTHIGQQRRRHRTVSMCSDIQPSSPDVEVTSQQNETENVALVAEPETETVVTEMVTETEAPALSKCPTKYPKTKKHLVSEWLSEKSDKAGKPTDTLPERPLRITTDPEVLATQLNSLPGLTYSPHVYSTPKHYIRFTSPFLSEKRRKKEPVENITGSCKKRWLKQALEEENSTTIDRFNSPSQERSRSPAINGEHKSPLLLNDSCSLTDLTTPLKKRRLYQLLESAFSETSTPTPSPYATPTHADITASEPSLFATPPRVKTEDEACRNGYKPIYSPVTPVTPCIHGNTMHFENISSPDSSPEIKRRAYSQEGYDRASILALNSFRNSNLTEMGLQEIKTIGYSSPRNRTDVTRQCTGEMESVSDLQLGLEVIEQSALHKNLEAPTHDRTDSNSQLETAHCGRGTIYSSWVKSPDRTGVNFSMNSNLRDLTPSHQLEVGGGFRINESKCLIQEDARGMFMEASVFCTSEDGIAPGFGRTVNNDNLMDGNCTPQNPPQKKKVSLLEYRKRQREARKSGSKTDSFPLVTVSPHAAGAGNTSSNNGASDGYNNSGENGEQTENTASLPLPLPTTVYNAAPEDTGNNCAVKESSSSEKSEPEVQWTASTSVEQVRERSYQRALLLSDHRKDKDSEPDSENPEPTSECPSPDTSQRTCKSPSKASKPSSPSPVVSAQPLGKTPTKPDSHWETAATAPETESVNHPKPELQQKQLTNNVQALSKTHPSQSHLRSSAEQLSHSQKLPSAPLKLHCPPSPHVENPPKSSTPHAPVQHGYLSPKPHSQQLGSPYRPHHPQSPQVGTPQRETHRNFYPAAPTLQPSNQAQASGPLFTQTSSGQSSASYSQFNQQNLNSNAPPPPPPPPPSSTYYQSQQPSGNFQSYSQLKGSLPQQTVFSSGPNQALPGTAGQQTVPAHHVAAGHFLSSQNPSIHHQASASAAPPPPPPPPAPGPHLVQQQSTHQQHSVAHVVGPVHAMAVAPGSHIHSQAAGHHLPPPPPPPGPLPHHQPPHPSTGHQGLQAQHQHVVNSAPPPPPPPPSSVMGSGHHPSSAQGLHHPSHQGPPHFPSNAHTSVSSYSSQAPHHTTLGPGPQHQPAGTGPHCPLPGQGPHIQPQGPNSIATPTASGFCPHPGSVSLPHGVQGQQQASPVPGQIPIHRAQVPPTFQNNYHGSGWH; encoded by the exons ATGAGCATAGTGATCCCATTGGGGGTTGACACAGCAGATACTTCTTATTTGGAAATGGCTGCAGGCTCAGA ACCAGAATCTGTAGAAGCTAGCCCTGTGGTAGTTGAAAAATCGAACAGTTATCCACACCAGTTGTATACCAGCGGCTCGCATTCACACAGTTACATTGGTTTGCCCTATGCA GACCATAACTATGGTGCTCGGCCTCCTCCAACGCCTccagcttctcctcctccatcagTGCTTATAAGCAAGAATGAAGTAGGCATATTTACCACTCCCAACTTCGATGAAACCTCCAGTGCTACTACCATCAGTACGTCAGAGGATGGAAGCTATGGAACAGATATTACCAGATGCATTTGTGGCTTTACACATGATGATGGATATATGATCTGTTGTGACAAATGCAG TGTCTGGCAGCACATTGACTGCATGGGGATTGACAGACAGCATATTCCTGACATATATCTGTGTGAACGTTGCCAACCCAG GAGTTTAGATAAAGAAAGAGCAGTGCTGTTGCAACGAAGGAAACGGGAAAATATGTCAG atgGGGACACCAGTGCAACAGAGAGTGGTGATGAGGTTCCTGTGGAACTGTATACGGCTTATCAACACACACCAACGACAATTACTTTAACTGCTACAAGAGTTACAAAAGTCAATGataagaagaggaaaaaaagtggaGAGAAAGAACAGAACATAGCAAAATGTAAAAAA GCATTTCGAGAAGGATCCAGGAAGTCTTCAAGAGTAAAG GGCTCAGCTCCAGAGATTGATCCTACTGACAGTTCCAACTTTGGATGGGAAACTAAAATCAAGGCATGGATGGATCGTTATGAAGAAGCAAATAATAACCAATACAGTGAAGGTGTCCAGAGGGAGGCACAAAAAATAGCTCTCAGATTAGGCAATGGAAATGACAAAAAAGAAGTCAGCACCAGCAATCTGATTTTCAAACCTCCTGTAGAG AGTTATGTgcaaaaaaacaagaaaattttaAAGGCTGCCAAAGACTTGCCTCCTGATGCACTTATTATTGAATACAGAGGAAAGTTCATGCTGAGAGAACAATTTGAAGCTAATGGATATTTCTTTAAAAG GCCATAcccatttgttttgttttactccAAATTCCATGGGCTAGAAATGTGTGTTGATGCAAGGACTTTTGGAAATGAAGCTCGATTTATCAGGCGTTCGTGTACACCAAATGCGGAG GTGAGGCATGTGATTGAAGATGGAACAATTCATCTTTATATTTACTCCATCCATAACATtccaaagggagcagagattACCATAGCATTTGATTTTGATTATGGAAATTG TAAATACAAAGTGGATTGTGCTTGCCTCAAAGAAAATCCTGAGTGTCCAGTTCTCAGACGTTCCGAGCCTACAGAAAACATCAATACTGGATATGAAActagaaggaaaaagggaaagaaagagaaggatgtTTCAAGAGAAAAAGAGACTCAAAATCAGAACATCACATTGGATTGTGAAGGAGCAGCCACCAAAATGAAAATTGCAGATAATAAACAGAGGAAGCTCTCTCCCCTCAGACTGTCCATTTCTAATAATCAG GAGCCAGATTTTATCGatgatatagaagaaaaaacTCCCATTAGCAATGAAGTAGAAATGGAATCAGAGGAGCAGattgcagaaaggaaaaggaagatg ACAAGAGAAGAACGGAAAATGGAAGCTATCCTGCAAGCTTTTGCCAgactagaaaaaagagaaaaaagaagagaacaggCTTTGGAAAGAATCAGCACAGCAAAAACGGAGGTTAAATCAGAGTGCAAGGAAGCACAGATTCTCAATGATGCTGAATTTATTCAG GAACCGGCAAAAGAAGAAACTGCCACCAAGCCCACCCCAGCCAAAGTTAACAGAACTAAACAGAGGAAAAGCTTCTCCCGGAGCAGAACTCACATCGGACAGCAGCGCAGGCGGCACAGGACCGTCAGCATGTGCTCAGATATCCAGCCCTCCTCTCCTGACGTGGAAGTAACCTCACAGCAGAACGAAACTGAGAATGTAGCACTGGTAGCTGAGCCTGAAACAGAAACTGTTGTTACAGAAATGGTTACTGAAACAGAAGCTCCAGCACTTAGTAAATGCCCTACAAAGTATCCAAAAACAAAGAAG CACTTGGTTAGTGAATGGTTGAGTGAAAAGAGTGATAAAGCAGGGAAGCCGACAGACACTCTACCAGAAAGGCCTCTACGCATAACCACCGACCCTGAAGTTCTGGCTACCCAGCTGAATTCCTTACCTGGCCTCACCTACAGTCCACACGTGTATTCAACCCCAAAGCACTATATCCGTTTTACTTCTCCATTCCTTTcagaaaagaggaggaaaaaagaaccTGTGGAAAACATTACTGGCTCTTGTAAGAAG CGTTGGTTGAAGCAGGCTTTGGAAGAAGAAAACTCAACAACGATTGACAGATTTAATTCACCATCACAAGAGAGATCTAGAAGTCCAGCCATCAATGGTGAACATAAAAGTCCTTTATTACTGAATGACAGCTGTTCTTTAACAG ATCTAACCACACCACTAAAAAAACGAAGACTGTATCAGCTGTTGGAGTCTGCTTTCTCAGAAACCTCCACACCTACTCCTTCTCCCTATGCCACACCAACCCATGCTGACATCACTGCCTCCGAGCCATCGTTGTTTGCTACTCCTCCCAGGGTAAAAACAGAGGATGAAGCTTGTCGAAATGGTTACAAACCCATCTATTCACCAGTTACTCCTGTAACTCCATGTATACATGGAAATACCATGCACTTTGAG AATATTTCCTCACCTGACAGTTCCCCAGAAATAAAAAGGCGAGCTTACAGTCAAGAG GGTTATGACAGAGCATCGATTCTAGCACTGAATTCTTTCAGAAATTCCAACCTGACAGAAATGGGCCTGCAAGAAATAAAGACTATTGGATATTCTAGTCCAAGGAATAGGACTGATGTCACAAGGCAGTGCACTGGAGAAATGGAATCTGTGTCAGACCTCCAGCTGGGACTCGAAGTAATTGAGCAAAGTGCACTGCATAAAAACCTGGAAGCCCCCACACATGATAGGACTGATTCAAACAGCCAATTAGAAACTGCTCATTGTGGACGGGGCACAATTTATTCTTCCTGGGTAAAAAGTCCTGACAGGACAGGTGTAAATTTCTCAATGAATTCTAATTTGAGGGACTTGACCCCTTCACATCAGTTGGAGGTAGGAGGTGGATTCAGAATAAACGAGTCAAAGTGCCTGATTCAAGAGGATGCAAGAGGCATGTTCATGGAAGCATCTGTTTTTTGTACTTCAGAAGATGGAATTGCACCTGGCTTTGGAAGGACTGTCAATAACGACAATTTGATGGATGGAAATTGCACACCCCAGAACCCTccacaaaagaaaaag GTGTCCTTGTTAGAATACCGTAAGAGGCAGCGTGAAGCTCGAAAAAGTGGCTCAAAGACAGACAGCTTCCCCCTGGTTACTGTATCTCCTCATGCTGCTGGTGCAGGAAATACAAGTAGTAATAATGGTGCTAGTGATGGCTATAACAACAGTGGTGAAAACGGGGAGCAAACTGAAAACACCGCAAGCCTGCCTTTACCACTGCCAACTACTGTTTATAATGCAGCTCCAGAAGACACTGGCAACAACTGTGCAGTTAAGGAGTCTTCCTCCAGTGAGAAGAGTGAACCAGAAGTTCAGTG GACTGCATCAACCTCTGTGGAACAAGTGAGAGAACGAAGTTATCAGAGAGCTTTACTTCTCAGTGATCATAGGAAAGACAAGGACAGTG AACCTGATTCTGAAAATCCAGAGCCAACTTCTGAATGTCCGTCCCCAGATACTTCACAAAGGACTTGTAAGAGTCCATCAAAAGCAAGCAAG CCCTCTTCACCGAGTCCTGTAGTTTCAGCACAGCCACTTGGGAAAACACCCACAAAACCAGATTCGCACTGGGAAACTGCAGCTACTGCACCTGAGACTGAAAGTGTGAATCATCCCaaacctgagctgcagcagaaacagCTGACAAACAACGTCCAAGCACTTTCAAAAACTCATCCATCTCAGTCACATCTGCgcagctctgctgagcaacTTTCACATTCACAGAAGTTGCCTTCCGCACCTTTGAAGCTGCATTGCCCCCCTTCGCCTCACGTAGAAAACCCCCCCAAGTCCTCCACCCCTCACGCGCCTGTGCAGCACGGTTACCTTTCACCAAAGCCTCACTCACAGCAGCTGGGATCTCCTTACAGACCTCATCACCCACAGTCACCTCAAGTTGGAACGCCCCAGAGGGAAACACACAGGAACTTCTACCCGGCGGCGCCCACCCTCCAGCCCAGTAACCAGGCGCAGGCTAGCGGCCCCCTCTTCACTCAGACATCATCAGGACAATCTTCAGCTTCCTACAGCCAGTTTAACCAACAAAATCTGAACAGCAATGCGCCgcctcccccaccccctccaCCCCCTTCTTCCACTTACTATCAAAGCCAGCAGCCCTCTGGAAACTTCCAGAGCTACAGCCAGCTGAAGGGCAGCCTACCCCAACAGACTGTGTTTTCATCTGGACCAAATCAAGCACTTCCTGGCACTGCGGGTCAGCAAACGGTGCCGGCCCACCACGTAGCTGCAGGGCATTTTTTGTCCTCTCAGAACCCCAGTATTCATCACCAGGCATCGgcatctgctgctcctcctcctcctccaccaccaCCTGCTCCAGGACCCCACCTTGTCCAGCAGCAAAGTACTCATCAGCAGCACTCTGTAGCACATGTTGTCGGTCCAGTTCATGCCATGGCAGTGGCTCCTGGATCGCACATTCATTCTCAAGCTGCTGGTCACCATTTGCCACCGCCACCTCCACCACCAGGTCCTCTCCCCCACCACCAACCTCCCCATCCTTCGACGGGACACCAAGGTTTGCAAGCACAACACCAGCACGTTGTAAACTCAGCACCGCctcccccgccgccccctccctcCAGCGTTATGGGCTCGGGGCACCACCCCTCATCAGCACAAGGGTTACACCACCCCTCTCATCAAGGACCCCCCCATTTCCCTTCCAATGCTCACACGAGCGTCTCCTCCTATTCCTCTCAAGCCCCACATCACACAACGTTAGGACCTGGACCTCAACATCAGCCTGCTGGCACAGGACCTCATTGCCCACTCCCTGGTCAGGGTCCTCACATCCAACCTCAAGGACCAAACAGTATTGCAACACCTACTGCTTCCGGCTTCTGCCCTCACCCCGGCTCCGTGAGCCTCCCCCACGGagtgcaggggcagcagcaggccTCCCCCGTGCCAGGACAGATCCCCATTCACAGAGCACAGGTGCCACCCACCTTCCAGAACAATTACCATGGGTCAGGGTGGCATTAA